A section of the Humulus lupulus chromosome 2, drHumLupu1.1, whole genome shotgun sequence genome encodes:
- the LOC133818635 gene encoding probable inactive receptor kinase RLK902: MKVDDGVWRPLLTTVVLVFCLSFFPGGDSDLVSDKVTLVNLQRDLGGRALRWNLSLDSPCSWLGVTCGSGGVTELRLPGAGLSGELPLGIGNLTQLEKLSLRFNALSGSVPSDIAKLALSELHLEGNFFSGPLPEFLFSMKSLVRINLGENHFSGEISPRFSNLTKLVVLYLENNGFTGSIPELNFPSLEQFNVSFNQLNGSIPEKLSGLPANSFEGNSLCGKPLTPCNGTEIVDKNKKNSLSGGAIAGIVIGCVVFLLFILAILIFFCRKKSRGQKGSKEITAKSTELGIHSAKSLMDSENLSADYSSSSAAAAKANAKKSGGTRSLVFFGNAVRVFDLEDLLRASAEVLGKGTFGTAYKASLEMGVAVAVKRLKEATVPEKEFREKMEEVGRLNHENLVLLRAYYFSRDEKLLVYDYMPMGSLSALLHGNSGAGRTPLNWETRSGIALGAARGIEYLHSQGPFSSHGNIKSSNILLTRSYEARVSDFGLAHLASPNSTPNRIDGYRAPEVTDPHKVSLKADVYSFGVLLLELLTGKPPTHSQLNEEGVDLPRWVQSVVREEWTAEVFDLELLRYQNVEEEMVELLQLALECTTQYPDKRPSMAEVTKRIEELCRSSSQREDNAMNESYFGTDEGISQQFYSTDTVAPP, encoded by the exons ATGAAGGTTGACGATGGTGTTTGGCGGCCGTTATTGACCACAGTTGTTCTCGTGTTTTGCTTGAGTTTCTTCCCCGGTGGAGACTCCGATCTGGTTTCAGATAAGGTGACTTTGGTGAACCTCCAAAGGGATCTAGGTGGCCGCGCGTTGCGCTGGAATCTCTCGCTCGACTCGCCGTGCTCTTGGCTCGGCGTCACCTGCGGCTCCGGCGGAGTTACAGAGCTTCGACTTCCCGGGGCTGGACTCTCCGGAGAACTGCCTTTGGGGATTGGTAACTTGACTCAATTGGAGAAGCTATCCCTTCGTTTCAACGCGCTCTCTGGTTCAGTTCCATCTGACATCGCAAAACTCGCTCTGAGCGAGCTTCATTTGGAAGGTAACTTCTTTTCTGGTCCACTGCCCGAATTCTTGTTCAGTATGAAAAGCTTGGTCAGGATTAACCTCGGTGAAAACCATTTTTCCGGTGAGATATCGCCGAGGTTTAGTAATTTGACCAAGTTGGTCGTTCTCTATCTGGAGAACAATGGATTTACCGGGTCCATCCCAGAGCTTAATTTTCCGTCGCTTGAACAATTCAATGTTTCGTTTAACCAGTTGAATGGGTCGATTCCTGAAAAGCTTTCCGGCTTGCCTGCTAACTCTTTCGAGGGGAATTCGCTTTGTGGAAAGCCTTTAACGCCCTGCAATGGGACTGAGATTGTAGATAAGAACAAGAAGAATAGTTTGTCGGGTGGAGCCATTGCTGGAATCGTCATCGGGTGTGTTGTTTTTCTATTATTCATTCTTGccattttgatatttttctgtCGAAAAAAGTCTCGTGGCCAAAAGGGTTCCAAGGAAATTACCGCAAAGTCTACTGAGCTCGGAATTCATAGTGCAAAGTCATTGATGGATAGTGAGAATTTGAGTGCTGATTATTCTTCTTCGTCAGCAGCTGCTGCAAAAGCAAATGCTAAAAAGAGTGGTGGGACTAGGAGTTTGGTGTTTTTTGGCAATGCTGTGAGGGTGTTTGATTTGGAGGATTTGTTGAGAGCATCGGCTGAGGTACTAGGGAAAGGTACATTCGGGACAGCGTACAAGGCTTCTTTGGAAATGGGGGTTGCTGTGGCTGTGAAGAGGTTGAAAGAAGCGACTGTGCCTGAGAAGGAGTTTAGGGAAAAAATGGAAGAGGTTGGACGATTGAATCACGAGAATCTGGTTCTACTCAGGGCTTATTACTTTAGCAGAGATGAAAAGCTTCTTGTTTATGATTACATGCCCATGGGAAGCTTATCTGCACTTTTGCACG GAAACAGTGGGGCTGGGAGGACTCCACTTAATTGGGAAACAAGGTCTGGTATTGCTCTTGGAGCTGCTCGTGGCATTGAATACCTGCATTCGCAAGGTCCTTTTTCATCACATGGCAACATCAAGTCTTCAAATATCCTTCTTACAAGATCATACGAAGCTCGTGTCTCAGACTTTGGGCTTGCTCATCTGGCTAGTCCTAACTCTACTCCCAACCGCATTGATGGTTACCGTGCCCCAGAAGTCACAGATCCTCACAAAGTTTCTTTGAAGGCAGATGTGTACAGCTTTGGTGTACTGCTTTTGGAGCTGCTTACAGGGAAGCCTCCCACCCATTCCCAGTTGAATGAGGAAGGAGTTGACCTTCCAAGATGGGTCCAGTCTGTGGTTCGAGAGGAGTGGACTGCTGAGGTTTTTGACCTTGAGCTTCTTAGGTACCAGAATGTTGAGGAGGAAATGGTTGAGCTTTTACAACTTGCTCTGGAATGCACCACACAGTACCCTGACAAGCGTCCCTCAATGGCTGAGGTGACAAAGCGAATTGAGGAGCTCTGTCGATCTAGCTCACAGCGAGAAGACAATGCAATGAACGAATCATATTTTGGCACAGACGAGGGGATTTCACAGCAGTTTTACTCAACAGATACAGTTGCGCCACCTTGA